One Brevinematia bacterium genomic window carries:
- the ribD gene encoding bifunctional diaminohydroxyphosphoribosylaminopyrimidine deaminase/5-amino-6-(5-phosphoribosylamino)uracil reductase RibD, translating into MVDLDVKLEYFELAYSLANKVKGVVSPNPAVGAVIIKGGKVVSVGATQPNYGKHAEIVAIENSKVPLRGSTMIVTLEPHQYSGHNPPCTEEIIKAGIKKVYVGTVDKNPKVNGRGISRLRSAGIEVKVGFFEEDLLELNEDFFKFVATGKPFVTVKYAISIDGKLATITGDSKWISSQLSREYVHSEIRRKADAILVGVNTIIQDNPYLTIRYKKKEYLYKQPLRCVVDPFGRTPIDSVVVNDELPTLFFVSEKVNKDFLSYISKKENKKYEYISLIGDKFLDLREVVDKLGERKVINLLVEGGGEIIGSFFEGNLVDKVFVFVSPKFLGGRSARTVGGKGVSKVEDAIRLYDITALRFEDDILIKGYVEKPY; encoded by the coding sequence ATGGTAGATTTGGATGTTAAGCTTGAATATTTTGAACTTGCATACTCTCTTGCGAATAAGGTTAAAGGTGTTGTTTCTCCAAATCCGGCGGTAGGAGCTGTGATAATAAAGGGTGGTAAGGTAGTATCTGTAGGAGCAACTCAGCCAAATTATGGTAAGCATGCGGAAATTGTAGCAATTGAGAACTCAAAGGTGCCTCTTAGGGGAAGCACCATGATCGTCACACTTGAACCTCACCAATATTCTGGTCATAATCCTCCTTGTACGGAAGAGATAATAAAAGCTGGTATAAAAAAAGTTTACGTCGGAACCGTTGATAAAAACCCAAAAGTCAATGGTAGGGGGATATCTAGGTTAAGGTCTGCAGGAATTGAGGTAAAGGTTGGTTTTTTTGAAGAAGATCTTTTAGAGCTGAATGAGGATTTTTTCAAGTTTGTTGCAACTGGCAAACCGTTTGTAACTGTTAAATACGCTATAAGTATTGATGGAAAGCTTGCAACTATAACGGGTGATTCAAAGTGGATTTCATCACAGTTAAGTAGAGAGTATGTACATTCTGAGATAAGGAGGAAGGCAGATGCAATATTGGTCGGTGTTAATACAATAATACAGGATAATCCTTACCTGACCATAAGATATAAGAAGAAGGAATACCTTTACAAACAACCTCTTAGATGTGTGGTTGATCCGTTTGGTAGGACTCCAATTGATTCGGTTGTTGTGAACGATGAACTGCCAACGCTGTTTTTTGTTTCAGAGAAAGTGAATAAAGATTTTTTAAGTTACATATCAAAAAAGGAGAACAAGAAGTATGAGTATATAAGCCTTATTGGGGACAAATTTCTAGATCTTAGGGAAGTGGTTGATAAACTTGGTGAGAGGAAGGTTATCAATCTACTTGTTGAGGGCGGAGGGGAGATAATCGGTAGTTTCTTTGAGGGTAATCTAGTGGATAAGGTTTTTGTGTTCGTTTCTCCTAAGTTTTTAGGAGGAAGATCTGCTAGGACTGTAGGGGGTAAGGGGGTATCCAAGGTTGAGGATGCAATAAGACTTTACGATATTACAGCTTTGAGGTTTGAGGACGATATTTTAATAAAGGGGTATGTAGAGAAACCTTACTGA
- a CDS encoding tetratricopeptide repeat protein gives MTLQKDIEKILSLYKDGEVLKASQMGKRFYKELPRKVRKVVEVANFFAGVIFSGEIENVIDYTSHLDVVLSKVFFLEGNFEKYRSTVYKVLQNAQDPLAKLYCLKEIKMFDGKGFADLYQSYSNTEVVSKRTEYLKRFLENDFRKAVMDISDFLAQKLHPEVLLDLADIWYYTEQYKELSELCLSIYREGKISDYFLYLYSYSLFSSGKIPDAIAVLEKLAKKYSKNINIVYNLAVCYFRNGDLTKAVELIDLCGNMPYYPEISFTKGVILYRLGRYEDSKKEFSKVENCEEFKFASKYNMSLCDYRIGNYEEAIKRLISLRNESFVDRKNFEAIDRTVWFIKKASRKIPYVLIFLFSLILPSTVGLVIYLILTYLGIR, from the coding sequence ATGACTTTGCAAAAAGATATTGAAAAAATACTCTCACTTTACAAGGACGGAGAGGTTCTGAAGGCCTCTCAGATGGGAAAAAGATTCTACAAGGAATTGCCAAGAAAAGTTCGGAAGGTTGTAGAAGTGGCAAATTTTTTCGCAGGAGTGATATTTTCCGGGGAAATAGAAAACGTTATTGATTATACCTCTCACCTTGATGTGGTGCTATCAAAAGTTTTCTTTTTGGAAGGAAACTTTGAGAAATATAGAAGTACTGTTTATAAGGTGCTCCAGAATGCTCAAGATCCATTGGCAAAGCTCTACTGTCTGAAGGAGATCAAAATGTTTGATGGGAAAGGTTTTGCAGATCTTTACCAATCTTACTCAAATACCGAGGTAGTATCAAAGAGAACGGAATACTTGAAGAGGTTCCTGGAAAATGATTTTAGAAAAGCAGTTATGGACATTTCCGATTTTCTAGCACAAAAGCTTCATCCAGAGGTATTGCTAGATCTTGCTGATATTTGGTATTATACAGAGCAGTATAAGGAATTGTCAGAGTTGTGCCTTTCTATTTATAGGGAAGGTAAGATTAGTGATTATTTTTTGTATTTATATTCCTACTCCTTATTTTCTTCAGGTAAAATACCAGATGCAATTGCTGTTCTTGAAAAGCTTGCAAAGAAGTATTCAAAGAATATTAATATTGTATATAATCTTGCTGTGTGCTACTTTAGAAATGGTGATCTGACGAAAGCTGTGGAGCTTATAGATCTGTGTGGAAATATGCCATACTATCCTGAAATTTCTTTTACCAAGGGGGTTATTTTGTACAGACTGGGTAGATACGAGGATAGCAAGAAGGAGTTTTCAAAAGTTGAGAACTGTGAGGAGTTTAAGTTTGCGAGTAAATACAATATGAGTTTATGTGATTATAGGATTGGTAATTATGAAGAGGCTATAAAGAGATTAATTAGTCTTAGAAATGAGAGTTTTGTTGATAGGAAGAATTTTGAAGCTATAGACAGGACAGTATGGTTTATAAAGAAGGCGAGTAGGAAAATACCCTATGTTTTGATTTTCCTTTTTTCTCTAATCTTGCCATCTACTGTTGGGCTAGTAATATACTTGATTCTAACATATCTGGGGATACGGTAG
- a CDS encoding flagellar hook capping FlgD N-terminal domain-containing protein translates to MIINNNYSFDIVSKKIEIDKVTKEEIRKLNEELKINHQASKNTLGEEDFLKILTTQLRTQDPTNPVDDKTFISQVAQLTALKQLGNLNNNILSLVSQNAINSSLSMISKLIEWIDSDTGIAHSDKVTGVRLNENGEVFLKTEKGHLVSMKQIVEVK, encoded by the coding sequence ATGATAATCAATAACAACTACAGTTTTGACATCGTTTCAAAAAAGATAGAGATTGATAAGGTAACCAAAGAAGAGATAAGAAAACTAAACGAAGAACTAAAAATCAACCATCAAGCTAGTAAGAACACTCTCGGCGAAGAAGATTTCCTGAAAATCCTTACCACCCAACTAAGAACCCAAGATCCAACTAATCCAGTTGACGATAAAACATTCATATCCCAAGTAGCTCAACTTACCGCCTTAAAACAACTCGGTAATCTTAACAATAACATACTTTCATTAGTTTCCCAAAATGCTATAAACAGCTCTCTGTCTATGATCTCAAAACTAATTGAATGGATAGACAGTGATACTGGCATAGCCCACAGCGATAAAGTTACAGGAGTCAGACTCAATGAAAATGGAGAAGTTTTTCTAAAAACTGAGAAAGGACACCTAGTTTCTATGAAACAAATAGTAGAAGTAAAGTAA
- the fliE gene encoding flagellar hook-basal body complex protein FliE → MSEVFRSYDVVIRVTNEKHIAFPGEHRVKNVEQSFGELLLRAIDDVNRKELEAKSLQEMAVVSPEEVNVHEVIIAEEEARLSLLFVKTVIEKGITAWRDLLNLR, encoded by the coding sequence ATGAGTGAAGTTTTCCGCAGTTATGATGTTGTCATTAGAGTAACAAATGAAAAACATATTGCTTTTCCGGGTGAGCATAGGGTGAAAAATGTGGAACAGAGTTTTGGTGAACTTTTGTTGAGGGCTATTGATGATGTAAACAGGAAGGAGCTAGAAGCGAAGAGTCTTCAGGAGATGGCGGTGGTGTCTCCTGAGGAAGTAAATGTTCACGAGGTTATTATAGCAGAAGAGGAAGCTAGGCTATCATTGTTGTTTGTCAAAACCGTAATAGAGAAAGGAATAACTGCTTGGAGAGACTTGCTGAATTTAAGGTAA